Proteins encoded by one window of Cylindrospermum stagnale PCC 7417:
- a CDS encoding PD-(D/E)XK nuclease family protein, protein MSTPDRPFASYHLWSLIAPAIGQERWHCQMRRGFIKARQHEPQVKSLLANATPPQRIGILAQKGVYEFHHHRHLLNQSDGVEKVAQLLELSNSAEQVKQRVLQILQKYHHAPLLLGKHILQLTPGDEGFPKPIIIEQEEYCFRLYAAMDCVFSESDSSLHILDFKTGKSAFDRRQALVYLLAAHYLYPGKTAFASFYNLEICQESELISINNSELVSLEFELANIAQKHQQDLQKYQEENNNFNKIFPPNPGTHCRFCPFNSICEFSGLKSSQSRPMPISRTRS, encoded by the coding sequence ATGTCAACCCCCGACCGACCATTTGCCAGCTATCACCTTTGGTCTTTAATTGCCCCAGCCATAGGGCAAGAACGCTGGCATTGCCAGATGAGACGGGGGTTTATCAAAGCGCGGCAACATGAACCACAAGTCAAATCCCTATTGGCAAATGCCACACCACCCCAGCGGATTGGTATACTTGCCCAAAAAGGTGTGTATGAATTTCACCATCATCGGCATCTGTTAAATCAGTCGGATGGTGTCGAAAAAGTTGCCCAGCTACTAGAATTGAGTAATTCTGCCGAACAAGTTAAGCAACGGGTGCTGCAAATTTTGCAAAAATACCATCATGCGCCCTTGCTTTTAGGTAAACACATCCTCCAATTAACTCCAGGAGATGAAGGTTTCCCCAAACCAATTATCATTGAACAAGAGGAATATTGCTTTCGCTTGTATGCGGCTATGGACTGCGTTTTTAGTGAGTCCGATAGCAGTTTACATATATTAGATTTCAAAACAGGTAAATCTGCTTTTGACCGCCGGCAAGCATTAGTTTATTTGCTAGCTGCTCACTATCTTTACCCTGGAAAAACAGCTTTTGCCTCATTTTATAATTTAGAGATTTGTCAAGAGTCCGAGTTAATTAGTATAAATAATAGTGAATTAGTATCTTTAGAATTTGAGTTAGCTAATATTGCTCAAAAGCACCAGCAAGATTTACAAAAATATCAAGAAGAAAATAATAATTTTAATAAAATATTTCCACCCAATCCTGGAACTCACTGCCGCTTTTGCCCATTTAATTCTATCTGTGAGTTTTCTGGCTTAAAATCGTCACAATCGCGCCCAATGCCAATTTCTAGAACTCGCAGCTAA
- a CDS encoding transglutaminase-like domain-containing protein, protein MSFALPSLTASQMFGQKTIRPITAATLYGLAFIKDRLIAIDSIKGHLLEIDPTSDNSKILNPHQVREFCEVTGIAVWEDTLWVSRGNSVYLSKLASLGLEHFATLPYPADGVAVWESTVYVSCQRLGYILVFDRETRKEITRFYAPGVGVENLTVSQETLWVCDRLEQTVYSMDRATGEVRFSVLTPFDSPTGIGLHKNEETGEECLYIAYASEEPYIRDNPNADPNHELTYRDRTFIHPLYYHYEPDKRYALSNGYLVEMSYVEEISPLDEVYIPNVEWRIALPSETERQKVKHVEPIGLPFTEEIIEGQRVAVFKFDALTPGERHIFGWKALLEVRGIKYRITPKDVEGAPEPSPEFQTRYLVDDDDLAMDSAIVRRASREAIGSETNMLRKMYNIRNYVYDQLSYGIKPYIDPPNVVLERGVGSCGEYVGVLLALCRLNGIPCRTVGRYKCPPSGEQQGVPLQPDFNHVWLEFYIPNIGWLPMESNPDDVGDAGPYPTRFFMGLCWYHIEIGKGVTFETVTSNGARLTKEDIPIGDLAINHIRFTILKELPPF, encoded by the coding sequence ATGAGTTTTGCACTCCCCAGTTTGACCGCTAGCCAGATGTTTGGCCAAAAGACAATTCGACCGATTACGGCTGCGACCTTGTATGGTCTTGCTTTCATCAAAGACAGACTCATAGCTATCGACAGTATAAAGGGGCATCTACTGGAGATTGACCCCACCTCTGATAACAGCAAAATTCTTAATCCCCACCAAGTACGAGAGTTTTGTGAGGTGACAGGTATAGCTGTGTGGGAAGATACCCTGTGGGTCAGCCGTGGTAATAGTGTTTATTTGTCTAAGCTCGCTTCGTTAGGTCTGGAGCATTTCGCTACATTGCCTTATCCGGCAGACGGTGTTGCTGTTTGGGAGTCAACAGTTTATGTGAGTTGTCAAAGGCTGGGCTACATTCTGGTTTTTGACCGTGAGACGCGCAAAGAGATTACCAGATTTTATGCCCCTGGAGTAGGGGTAGAAAATTTGACTGTCAGTCAAGAAACTCTTTGGGTTTGCGATCGCCTAGAGCAAACAGTTTACTCGATGGATAGAGCAACCGGAGAAGTTCGCTTTAGTGTGCTGACGCCCTTTGACTCGCCTACAGGCATCGGCTTACATAAAAATGAAGAAACAGGCGAGGAATGTCTCTACATCGCTTATGCCTCGGAAGAGCCGTATATTCGGGATAACCCCAATGCTGACCCGAATCATGAGCTAACTTACCGCGATCGCACTTTTATTCACCCCCTGTATTATCATTACGAGCCGGATAAACGCTACGCCCTCTCTAATGGTTATCTCGTGGAAATGTCCTATGTTGAGGAAATTTCCCCCTTAGATGAGGTATATATCCCAAACGTAGAATGGCGCATCGCCCTACCATCGGAAACTGAACGCCAAAAGGTGAAACACGTTGAACCCATTGGTTTACCCTTCACAGAAGAAATCATCGAGGGACAACGGGTGGCAGTATTTAAATTTGATGCTCTCACCCCAGGCGAACGGCATATATTTGGCTGGAAAGCGCTGTTAGAAGTCCGAGGCATTAAATATCGCATCACACCCAAAGACGTGGAAGGAGCACCCGAACCCTCGCCAGAATTTCAAACTCGCTACCTGGTGGATGATGACGACTTAGCAATGGATAGTGCCATTGTCCGTCGTGCTTCCCGTGAAGCCATCGGTTCGGAAACTAATATGTTGCGGAAAATGTACAATATCCGCAATTACGTGTACGATCAGTTATCATATGGTATTAAACCCTACATTGATCCGCCCAATGTAGTGTTAGAACGTGGTGTGGGTTCCTGTGGCGAATATGTCGGTGTACTACTGGCACTCTGCCGTTTGAATGGCATTCCCTGCCGCACTGTAGGTAGATATAAATGCCCCCCCAGTGGCGAACAGCAAGGTGTGCCTTTGCAACCCGACTTTAACCATGTTTGGTTAGAGTTCTACATACCGAATATTGGCTGGTTACCAATGGAATCGAATCCTGACGATGTTGGAGATGCCGGACCATATCCCACAAGATTTTTTATGGGTTTATGCTGGTATCACATCGAAATTGGCAAAGGTGTCACCTTTGAAACTGTCACCAGTAATGGTGCCCGACTGACTAAAGAAGATATACCCATTGGTGATTTGGCAATTAATCATATTCGGTTTACAATTCTTAAAGAATTACCGCCTTTTTGA
- a CDS encoding cation-translocating P-type ATPase — MSANSLPEAAAVWHSLEVDKALDLLDSNADRGLTTEEIQLRLQKYGPNELVESGGRSAWEILLDQFTNIMLLMLIGVALISGGIDLWTWQQGQLKPGEVPFKDTIAILSIVILNGILGYVQESRAEKALAALKKLSSSLVRVLRDGKLLEVAAKEIVPGDVMLLEAGVQIAADGRLIEQSNLQIRESALTGEAVAANKQAKLTLPEETDLGDRLNLVFQGTEVVQGRAKVLVTNTGMQTELGKIAAMLQAVDSEPTPLQQRMTQLGNVLVTGSLILVAIVVGGGLLYSFSQGKGFSNFRELVEVSLSMAVAVVPEGLPAVITVTLALGTQRMVRQHALIRKLPAVETLGSVNTICSDKTGTLTQNKMVVQSLYTNNSAFRVTGEGYAPTGDFQLDGTKIPVDEYPEISALLVACAVCNDSVLQQDKGDWVILGDPTEGALVTLAGKAGIEKDQWNSKLPRVGEFPFSSERKRMSVICQVEEVATGEASVTSVDPAIAGFLQSENYLMFTKGSPELTLARCTQIHLGTLAAPVSDEQRQQILAENDRMASKGLRVLGFAYKPLPENPPEGSDETTEQNLVWLGLVGMLDAPRPEVRAAVQECREAGIRTVMITGDHQLTARAIATDLGIAQEGDRVLTGQELQRMSDEELEQNVDLVSIYARVAPEHKLRIVQALQRRGRFVAMTGDGVNDAPALKQADIGIAMGITGTDVSKEASDMVLLDDNFATIVAATKEGRVVYTNIRRFIKYILGSNIGEILTIAAAPIMGLGGVPLTPLQILWMNLVTDGLPALALAVEPPEPDVMKRPPFSPRESIFARGLGSYMVRIGIIFAIISIILMKVAYDYYPGTWKTMVFTTLCLAQMGHAIAIRSNNQLIIEMNPLSNLFVLGSVVVTTILQLMLVYVPPLQNFFGTQKLSLSELGICIGFSSLMLVWIEMEKLFFRFMGKRTV; from the coding sequence ATGTCTGCTAATTCTTTGCCTGAAGCTGCTGCCGTTTGGCATAGTTTAGAAGTTGATAAAGCTCTAGACCTGCTTGATAGTAACGCAGACAGAGGCTTAACAACCGAAGAAATTCAACTCAGGTTGCAAAAATACGGCCCCAACGAGCTAGTAGAAAGTGGTGGCCGCAGTGCTTGGGAAATTCTACTGGATCAGTTCACAAACATTATGTTGTTGATGCTGATTGGCGTAGCCCTGATTTCTGGTGGGATAGACCTGTGGACGTGGCAACAAGGCCAATTAAAGCCTGGAGAAGTACCGTTTAAAGACACGATCGCCATTCTATCGATTGTCATTCTCAATGGCATCCTTGGCTATGTTCAAGAAAGCCGGGCCGAAAAAGCCCTAGCCGCCCTGAAAAAACTGTCCTCTTCCTTAGTGCGAGTACTGCGCGACGGCAAACTGCTGGAGGTAGCAGCCAAGGAAATAGTTCCAGGGGATGTAATGCTGCTGGAAGCGGGTGTGCAGATCGCCGCTGATGGACGCTTGATCGAACAGTCTAATTTACAAATCCGTGAGTCGGCACTAACGGGTGAAGCGGTAGCTGCGAACAAACAAGCCAAGCTAACATTGCCTGAAGAAACAGATTTAGGCGATCGCCTCAATTTAGTCTTTCAAGGCACTGAAGTCGTCCAGGGACGAGCCAAAGTTCTGGTCACCAACACTGGTATGCAAACCGAACTTGGCAAAATTGCTGCCATGTTGCAAGCGGTGGATAGTGAGCCTACGCCCTTACAGCAGCGGATGACCCAACTGGGCAACGTTTTAGTTACTGGTTCTTTAATTTTAGTAGCGATCGTTGTTGGCGGCGGACTGCTCTATAGCTTTAGCCAGGGAAAAGGTTTTAGTAATTTTCGAGAACTTGTGGAAGTGTCTTTGAGTATGGCGGTGGCTGTAGTTCCAGAAGGTCTACCTGCGGTGATCACCGTTACCTTAGCACTGGGAACCCAACGGATGGTGCGCCAACACGCCTTAATTCGCAAATTACCAGCAGTCGAAACATTGGGTTCTGTCAACACCATTTGTTCTGATAAAACAGGCACTTTGACTCAGAACAAAATGGTCGTGCAATCCTTATACACGAACAATTCTGCTTTTCGCGTCACTGGTGAAGGCTATGCTCCCACAGGAGATTTTCAGTTAGATGGAACAAAAATTCCCGTAGATGAGTATCCGGAAATCTCCGCTTTACTCGTTGCCTGTGCCGTTTGTAATGATTCGGTATTACAACAAGATAAAGGGGATTGGGTGATTCTCGGAGATCCCACAGAAGGAGCTTTGGTGACACTGGCGGGGAAAGCGGGAATCGAAAAAGACCAGTGGAATAGTAAATTACCCCGTGTTGGCGAGTTTCCCTTTTCCTCAGAACGCAAGCGGATGAGCGTAATTTGTCAGGTGGAAGAAGTCGCCACAGGTGAAGCTTCTGTGACATCTGTTGATCCAGCGATCGCCGGCTTTTTGCAATCTGAAAATTACTTAATGTTTACCAAGGGTTCACCAGAGTTAACCTTGGCACGTTGCACTCAAATTCATCTGGGGACTTTAGCCGCCCCTGTGAGTGATGAGCAACGTCAGCAAATTTTGGCAGAAAATGATCGCATGGCGAGTAAAGGTTTGCGGGTGCTAGGTTTTGCCTACAAACCCCTGCCAGAAAACCCGCCAGAAGGGTCAGATGAAACAACAGAGCAAAACTTGGTTTGGCTGGGATTGGTGGGGATGTTAGATGCCCCTCGTCCCGAAGTCAGAGCCGCCGTGCAAGAGTGTCGAGAAGCGGGAATTCGCACAGTGATGATTACTGGAGACCACCAGTTAACCGCACGGGCGATCGCTACTGATTTGGGAATAGCCCAAGAAGGCGATAGAGTTCTCACTGGTCAAGAATTGCAGCGGATGAGCGACGAAGAACTAGAGCAAAACGTTGACCTAGTCAGCATCTACGCGCGAGTCGCCCCTGAACACAAACTGCGAATTGTCCAAGCACTGCAACGCCGGGGCAGGTTTGTGGCGATGACAGGCGATGGCGTTAACGATGCCCCCGCCCTCAAGCAAGCTGATATCGGCATTGCTATGGGCATCACAGGCACGGATGTGAGTAAAGAAGCCAGTGACATGGTGTTACTAGATGACAACTTTGCCACCATTGTTGCCGCCACCAAGGAAGGTAGAGTCGTCTACACCAACATCCGCCGCTTTATCAAATACATCTTGGGTAGTAACATTGGCGAAATTCTCACCATCGCTGCTGCACCAATTATGGGACTGGGAGGCGTTCCCCTGACCCCTTTACAAATTCTCTGGATGAATTTGGTCACAGATGGTTTACCAGCCTTAGCCTTAGCTGTCGAACCACCGGAACCTGATGTAATGAAGCGTCCCCCCTTTAGCCCCCGTGAAAGCATTTTTGCTAGGGGTTTGGGTTCTTACATGGTTCGCATTGGGATTATCTTCGCTATCATTAGCATTATTTTGATGAAGGTGGCATACGATTATTATCCCGGAACTTGGAAGACAATGGTATTTACTACCCTGTGTCTTGCTCAAATGGGTCATGCGATCGCAATTCGCTCTAACAACCAACTGATCATCGAAATGAATCCCTTATCCAATCTCTTTGTGCTGGGATCTGTGGTTGTAACAACGATTTTGCAGCTGATGCTAGTTTATGTCCCACCCCTGCAAAATTTCTTTGGTACTCAAAAGTTAAGTCTCTCGGAGTTAGGGATTTGTATTGGCTTTAGTTCCTTAATGTTGGTGTGGATTGAAATGGAGAAGCTATTCTTCCGATTCATGGGTAAAAGAACGGTGTGA
- the recF gene encoding DNA replication/repair protein RecF (All proteins in this family for which functions are known are DNA-binding proteins that assist the filamentation of RecA onto DNA for the initiation of recombination or recombinational repair.), whose product MYLKTIHLRQFRNYQDQKVEFTAAKTILVGNNAQGKSNLLEAVELLATLRSHRLARDRDLVREGEPTAQINATLERDTGTSDLTLTLRRNGRRSVALNGETVRRQMDFLGVLNAVQFSSLDLELVRGGPEGRRNWLDTLLIQLEPVYAHILQQYNQVLRQRNAFLKRHVESLDATALKSELALWDAQLATTGTRVIRRRERAIQRLAPIAAAWHASISGSTEILQIKYAPNVPLTPNNPEAVQSAFLAKMQQRAVAEIYRGTTLVGPHRDEVELSINQTPARQYGSQGQQRTLVLALKLAELQLIEEVVKEPPLLLLDDVLAELDPSRQNQLLDAIQDRFQTLITTTHLGSFNSPWLNSSQILFVKAGSISS is encoded by the coding sequence ATGTACCTCAAAACCATTCACCTCCGACAGTTTCGCAATTACCAAGACCAAAAGGTTGAGTTTACTGCTGCCAAAACGATTTTGGTTGGTAATAATGCTCAGGGAAAGTCCAATTTGTTGGAGGCGGTGGAGTTGCTGGCAACATTGCGATCGCATCGGCTCGCACGCGATCGCGATTTAGTCCGGGAAGGGGAACCTACAGCCCAAATTAACGCCACCCTAGAGCGAGATACAGGTACCAGTGACTTGACCTTAACTTTACGCCGTAATGGTCGCCGTAGCGTCGCCCTGAATGGCGAAACAGTGCGCCGTCAAATGGACTTTCTCGGAGTCCTCAATGCAGTGCAGTTCTCTAGCCTAGATTTAGAACTGGTGCGCGGCGGCCCTGAAGGTCGTCGCAATTGGCTAGATACACTCTTAATCCAACTCGAACCTGTTTATGCTCATATTTTGCAGCAGTATAACCAGGTGTTACGCCAGCGCAATGCTTTTTTGAAACGCCATGTAGAGTCTTTAGATGCAACGGCTCTAAAATCTGAATTAGCTCTCTGGGATGCACAATTAGCTACCACAGGCACAAGGGTAATTAGACGCCGAGAGCGAGCTATCCAGCGACTGGCTCCCATCGCCGCCGCCTGGCACGCTAGTATTAGTGGCAGTACAGAAATATTACAAATCAAGTACGCGCCTAATGTACCTCTGACGCCAAACAATCCAGAAGCAGTGCAGTCAGCTTTTTTAGCCAAAATGCAACAGCGCGCCGTTGCCGAAATATACCGAGGCACGACCCTTGTCGGACCTCACCGCGACGAAGTAGAATTAAGTATTAATCAAACGCCAGCCCGTCAATACGGTTCTCAAGGTCAGCAACGAACGCTGGTTCTAGCTTTAAAATTAGCAGAATTACAACTAATTGAAGAAGTCGTCAAAGAGCCACCACTACTTTTGCTCGACGATGTCCTGGCCGAATTAGACCCGTCCCGCCAAAATCAATTGCTGGATGCCATTCAAGATCGCTTCCAGACCTTGATTACCACCACGCACCTGGGTTCTTTTAATTCCCCTTGGTTGAATTCCTCTCAAATTTTATTTGTGAAGGCGGGATCTATATCTTCCTGA